The following proteins are co-located in the Tardibacter chloracetimidivorans genome:
- a CDS encoding DNA-directed RNA polymerase: MYLDDTRDVEFSLEDAALSLGAERYREAQERKAKREGFEKTDAVAKLIKGAIPLVAAGLRKWMEQAAVAKGRKSVAFKPLQLLDADLVAYVSLSRTFHHIAKGGNLQDICEDIGNNIMVELEGRAIMEKDKKAAKRYLALAEGEAKETANARRHGKIAEALGVQLKWPRDRKALTGGAVLGVLLIELKDIFLQVSIHPDKPKVVQLTEEAAELLNSMVDAAAWLRPLHQPMLTSPRPWVSFHTGCYEDVRLSKTVPLAKVKSSAHRQAISKAITEGKMDIVLEALNAIQETHYAIDTRVLEAVLWTRSVGARPSPSFPASSLPEMPPRASDEAWAAMTKRERIALARQHQNLRNIRQAAGVEGAVFAVDMDTAQFLAEQGGFYIPHNLDWRSRVYAVPYFNFQRADHMKALFQFAEGVPLGANGGDWLMIHLANCGDFGKASKKPFAERIAWVREHELEVLMYARDPQGTFLDDSELGGWSKADSPFCFLQACFEYDAWMQSGFSQDFVSHIPIAADGSCSGLQHYSAITRSYEEAHHVNLVPRDTVGDIYQLTAEAALPTLKIAADNGDVYAQRILEVGFGRSDVKRNVMTYFYGSGKFGMRDQHMKDTMQPLADEVALRKREQHPYEFDVQRTDKDTGEISLQADGGFNCAQVLAAHTYQAVVSVAPKADEAASWVQAVAAILAHESLSLTWTSPTGMPIIQRYSEYTSKVVNTWLYDRKVLVPTSTDKVDAAGNVLTRVTMLVREAPTKRINKKKMRSASSPNVIHSMDAAHLQLSVVRAKEQGIRHFAMIHDSFGTHAGNMDLFGRVIREAFIEMYEGYCPLQEIDRHARSVLSDEGIEKLPPIPTKGDLELSLIRQSLYAFA, encoded by the coding sequence TTGTACCTTGATGATACAAGAGACGTAGAGTTCAGCCTTGAGGATGCGGCCCTTTCACTGGGGGCTGAAAGGTACCGAGAAGCCCAAGAGCGCAAGGCCAAGCGGGAAGGCTTCGAGAAGACCGACGCGGTCGCCAAGCTGATCAAGGGGGCCATCCCCCTGGTCGCTGCCGGTCTCCGAAAGTGGATGGAACAGGCGGCGGTGGCCAAGGGGCGAAAGTCCGTGGCCTTCAAGCCCCTTCAGCTCCTGGACGCTGACCTCGTGGCCTACGTGTCGCTGAGCCGGACGTTCCACCACATCGCCAAGGGCGGCAATCTCCAGGACATTTGTGAGGACATCGGCAACAACATCATGGTCGAGCTGGAAGGCCGGGCGATCATGGAGAAGGACAAGAAGGCGGCCAAGCGCTACCTGGCGCTCGCCGAGGGAGAGGCCAAGGAAACCGCCAACGCCAGGCGGCACGGAAAGATCGCTGAGGCCCTCGGCGTTCAGCTCAAGTGGCCTCGCGACCGGAAGGCCCTGACGGGCGGTGCGGTGCTTGGCGTCCTCCTGATCGAGCTGAAGGACATCTTCCTCCAAGTCAGCATCCACCCCGACAAGCCGAAGGTCGTGCAGCTCACCGAAGAGGCCGCCGAGCTTCTCAACAGCATGGTCGACGCCGCCGCTTGGCTTCGTCCGCTCCACCAGCCCATGCTGACCTCTCCGCGCCCTTGGGTCTCGTTCCACACCGGCTGCTACGAGGACGTTCGGCTCTCCAAGACCGTCCCGCTCGCCAAGGTCAAGAGCAGCGCCCACCGCCAGGCGATCAGCAAGGCAATCACCGAGGGCAAGATGGACATCGTCCTGGAAGCCCTGAACGCGATCCAGGAGACGCATTACGCCATCGACACCCGCGTCCTGGAGGCCGTCCTCTGGACACGTTCGGTCGGCGCTCGGCCCTCTCCGTCCTTTCCGGCCTCATCGCTCCCTGAGATGCCTCCCAGGGCCTCAGACGAGGCGTGGGCGGCGATGACCAAGCGGGAGCGGATTGCCCTCGCCAGGCAGCACCAGAACCTTAGGAACATCCGGCAGGCCGCTGGCGTCGAGGGGGCGGTCTTTGCGGTGGACATGGACACCGCGCAGTTCCTGGCGGAGCAGGGGGGCTTCTACATCCCCCATAATCTGGACTGGAGGTCCCGCGTCTACGCTGTGCCCTACTTCAACTTCCAGAGGGCCGACCACATGAAGGCGCTCTTCCAGTTCGCCGAGGGCGTCCCGCTGGGGGCCAATGGCGGCGACTGGCTCATGATCCACCTCGCCAACTGCGGCGACTTCGGGAAGGCCTCCAAGAAGCCCTTCGCCGAGAGGATCGCCTGGGTCCGGGAGCATGAGCTGGAAGTCCTGATGTACGCCCGAGACCCCCAGGGCACCTTTCTCGACGACAGCGAGCTGGGAGGATGGTCGAAGGCCGATAGCCCGTTCTGCTTCCTCCAGGCCTGCTTCGAGTATGATGCCTGGATGCAGTCTGGCTTCTCCCAGGACTTCGTCTCGCATATCCCCATCGCGGCGGATGGGAGCTGTTCGGGCCTTCAGCACTATTCGGCGATCACCCGCTCCTATGAGGAGGCGCACCACGTCAACCTGGTGCCTCGGGACACGGTCGGCGACATCTACCAGCTGACGGCCGAAGCCGCCCTTCCGACCCTGAAGATCGCGGCGGACAACGGCGACGTCTACGCCCAGCGCATCCTGGAGGTCGGCTTCGGCCGCTCAGACGTGAAGCGGAACGTGATGACCTACTTCTACGGGAGCGGAAAGTTCGGAATGCGCGATCAGCACATGAAGGACACGATGCAGCCCCTGGCCGATGAGGTCGCCTTGCGGAAGCGGGAGCAGCACCCCTACGAGTTCGACGTGCAGCGAACGGACAAGGACACCGGGGAGATTTCCCTCCAGGCGGACGGTGGCTTCAACTGCGCTCAGGTCCTGGCGGCCCACACGTACCAGGCGGTGGTCAGCGTGGCCCCCAAGGCCGATGAGGCAGCCAGCTGGGTCCAGGCGGTCGCTGCGATCCTCGCGCACGAGAGCCTCTCATTGACCTGGACGTCGCCCACAGGGATGCCAATCATCCAGCGGTATAGTGAGTACACCTCCAAGGTCGTCAACACATGGCTTTATGACCGGAAGGTCCTGGTGCCCACCAGCACCGATAAGGTCGACGCTGCCGGAAACGTCTTGACGCGGGTGACGATGCTGGTGCGCGAAGCACCCACCAAGCGGATCAACAAAAAGAAGATGCGGTCAGCCTCCTCACCGAACGTCATTCACTCAATGGACGCTGCCCACCTCCAGCTTTCAGTCGTCCGCGCGAAGGAGCAGGGCATCAGGCACTTCGCCATGATCCATGACAGCTTCGGCACCCATGCGGGCAATATGGACCTCTTCGGCCGGGTGATCCGGGAGGCCTTCATTGAGATGTACGAGGGATACTGTCCGCTTCAGGAGATCGACCGCCACGCCCGCTCGGTCCTCTCGGATGAAGGCATCGAAAAGCTGCCCCCAATCCCAACCAAAGGCGACCTTGAACTCAGCCTGATCCGCCAGTCTCTATACGCATTTGCCTAG
- a CDS encoding glycosyltransferase family 4 protein, with protein MQKVEGGTEDARGFAIAIVLSGIGAGGTERVVSMLANRLARNGWRVTIITPEATDAQSYYPLDSSVDIVRLGLPAARYGRFRGRWVAIRRILGLRRVFARLKPDVILSFLTRTNVQSLMAAVGMDVPVIVSERNNPAMQEVGPNWNRLRSLFYPRAHGLVVMTSGALSFFPESHRRRSWVIPNFATLPHGVVARRDGKVLTAVGRMVHQKGFDLLLQAFARIARRFPDWTLALWGEGPERETLERLVHGLGLEGRVHFPGLSQRPGGWIESADVFVLSSRYEGWGIVLLEAMAAGLPVVSFDCPWGPAEMVEHRQNGLLVPPEDVEELSRAMALLMNDPALRDRLAQAAKSDSRRFEPDRVLSQWEDVLLQAAVHRHSGSTQRRLAPAA; from the coding sequence ATGCAGAAGGTTGAAGGCGGGACGGAAGACGCGCGTGGTTTCGCCATCGCGATCGTCCTGTCGGGCATTGGCGCGGGAGGGACCGAGCGGGTTGTCAGCATGCTGGCGAACCGGCTGGCGCGTAACGGCTGGCGGGTGACGATCATCACGCCTGAGGCGACGGATGCGCAATCCTATTATCCATTGGATTCCAGCGTCGATATCGTCCGCTTGGGGCTGCCCGCCGCTCGCTATGGACGTTTCCGGGGAAGATGGGTGGCGATCCGCCGGATCCTGGGCTTGCGCCGCGTTTTCGCCAGGCTGAAACCGGATGTCATCCTGAGCTTCCTCACACGCACCAACGTCCAGTCGCTGATGGCGGCGGTGGGCATGGACGTGCCGGTGATCGTGTCGGAGCGCAACAACCCGGCGATGCAGGAGGTCGGGCCGAACTGGAACCGGCTTCGCTCGCTCTTCTATCCCCGCGCGCATGGCTTGGTCGTGATGACCAGCGGGGCCTTGTCGTTCTTTCCCGAAAGCCATCGGCGGCGAAGCTGGGTCATCCCGAACTTCGCGACCTTGCCCCACGGTGTCGTCGCCAGGCGGGACGGCAAGGTGCTGACGGCGGTTGGCCGGATGGTCCATCAGAAGGGGTTCGATCTGCTTCTCCAGGCGTTCGCCCGGATCGCGCGTCGCTTTCCCGACTGGACGCTTGCGCTGTGGGGCGAAGGCCCTGAACGCGAGACGCTGGAGCGTCTGGTGCATGGCCTCGGGTTGGAGGGTCGGGTTCATTTCCCAGGCCTAAGCCAGCGACCGGGCGGCTGGATAGAAAGCGCAGACGTCTTCGTCCTTTCCTCGCGGTACGAGGGCTGGGGTATCGTGCTTCTGGAAGCGATGGCGGCGGGGCTTCCGGTCGTATCTTTCGATTGCCCATGGGGACCGGCGGAAATGGTGGAGCATCGCCAGAACGGCCTGCTAGTCCCGCCGGAGGATGTCGAGGAACTTTCCAGGGCAATGGCGTTGTTGATGAATGACCCGGCCTTGCGGGACCGGCTGGCCCAGGCCGCCAAGTCCGACAGCAGGCGCTTCGAGCCGGATCGGGTCCTTTCCCAATGGGAGGATGTGCTGCTTCAGGCCGCCGTCCATCGGCATTCCGGATCGACGCAGCGCCGACTTGCCCCCGCCGCATAG
- a CDS encoding sulfatase-like hydrolase/transferase yields MTRYTMHRILSGGGFQPFSVASLQLALVIGILPNIMFLVVMPFFIASRLASPLLYAMAGLLALLLPRWATFPLLFAAAVSDLMLIVVGAFHLKLTSAIKSISYLSTLNPTASFFYLAFAAALLATAGLIGGLLLRYRSQFRAASPTPAAIIACLFALLDLTANFPYVRASAEGLGFQSAVNQAGLSADIVARRGHNLFIVVIEGMGAFAAENDREIVAGSLKTIAARYPYEFQHGTSFYNGSTTDAESRELCGKRGDFRTYLPDGHYPCLPRQLSQLGYRTISYHGFSSAMFERQRWYPNIGFKEMNFEEELLAQHATLLPSRCGSVFPGLCDSEMAEVIRRELIAPSNTPKMVYWLTLNSHIPYVPKANGSLDCTGDRPKIDEKTVCELAEYWKEVMDAVAGIASDPALPPTDILIVGDHHTPLWNRRAKNKFVLNKVDWFLLRSTERRHKAVSSTPS; encoded by the coding sequence GTGACGCGATACACAATGCACCGAATTTTGTCGGGAGGCGGGTTTCAGCCATTCAGCGTGGCATCGCTTCAGCTGGCGCTCGTCATCGGCATATTGCCCAACATCATGTTTCTGGTGGTGATGCCGTTCTTCATTGCCAGCCGCCTCGCGTCGCCGCTTCTATACGCCATGGCGGGACTCCTCGCGCTCCTTCTGCCGCGATGGGCGACCTTTCCCCTGCTGTTCGCCGCCGCAGTGTCTGACCTGATGCTAATCGTGGTAGGCGCCTTCCACCTGAAACTGACTTCCGCAATCAAATCGATCAGCTATCTCTCCACCCTCAATCCCACCGCTTCGTTCTTCTACCTGGCCTTTGCAGCAGCCTTACTTGCGACAGCGGGGCTGATCGGTGGACTGCTGCTCCGCTATCGCTCACAGTTTCGAGCTGCCTCGCCAACACCGGCGGCAATCATCGCCTGTTTGTTTGCATTGCTCGATCTCACCGCCAACTTTCCTTATGTCCGTGCATCGGCGGAGGGGCTGGGATTCCAAAGCGCAGTTAATCAGGCCGGGCTTTCCGCGGACATTGTAGCGAGGCGAGGCCATAATCTCTTCATCGTCGTCATCGAAGGAATGGGCGCATTTGCCGCTGAGAACGACCGAGAAATCGTCGCCGGATCATTGAAGACCATTGCAGCTAGATATCCCTATGAATTTCAGCATGGCACTTCCTTTTACAACGGGTCTACGACAGATGCGGAATCCCGCGAGCTTTGCGGAAAACGGGGAGATTTCCGGACCTATCTACCTGATGGCCACTATCCGTGCCTTCCTCGGCAGCTAAGTCAGCTCGGCTACCGGACCATAAGCTATCACGGCTTCAGCTCGGCCATGTTCGAGCGCCAGCGCTGGTATCCCAACATCGGCTTCAAGGAGATGAATTTCGAGGAAGAGCTGTTGGCGCAGCACGCCACCCTTCTGCCCTCACGTTGCGGGAGCGTGTTTCCGGGACTCTGCGATAGCGAAATGGCGGAAGTGATCAGAAGAGAACTAATCGCCCCATCCAATACACCTAAAATGGTCTACTGGCTCACGCTCAACTCGCATATCCCCTATGTTCCGAAGGCTAATGGCTCTTTGGACTGCACGGGAGACCGCCCCAAAATCGACGAGAAGACGGTCTGCGAGCTTGCCGAGTACTGGAAGGAAGTCATGGACGCAGTCGCTGGAATTGCGAGCGATCCGGCTTTGCCGCCTACCGACATTCTCATTGTTGGAGATCACCACACTCCGCTGTGGAACCGCCGTGCAAAGAACAAATTTGTTCTGAACAAGGTGGACTGGTTCCTGCTTCGCTCAACGGAGCGAAGGCATAAGGCCGTTAGCTCAACGCCTTCTTGA
- the gatB gene encoding Asp-tRNA(Asn)/Glu-tRNA(Gln) amidotransferase subunit GatB, producing the protein MSDKMKSNYRIQGATGDWEVVIGLEVHAQVTSHAKLFSGASTEFGAEPNNQVSLVDAAMPGMLPVLNAECVRQAVRTGMALNAVINPWSRFDRKNYFYADLPQGYQISQLYHPIVGEGSIEIDVEEGVTKTIGIERIHLEQDAGKLMHDQHPTRSYIDLNRCGVALMEIVSRPDMRSPHEAGAYLRKLRSILRYVGSCDGNMEEGSMRADVNVSVRKPGDPLGTRTETKNVNSVRFVMAAIEYEANRQVDVLESGGAIVQETRLFDPDKVETRSLRSKEDAHDYRYFPDPDLLPLELTADFLRECEDSLPELPGAKRRRYIDALGLPPYNASVLTAEKETAQWFETLLREAAAVQGKSEGDVAKQASNWLISDLFGALNRLGKDIDDSPVSPAQGAELLGLIADGTLSGRLAKEVFELMLETGDDPSKIVEERGLRQTSDTGAIEAVIAEVMVANADKVAEYRDGKDKLFGFFVGQTMKASGGKANPAVVNELLKKALS; encoded by the coding sequence ATGTCTGACAAGATGAAGAGCAACTACCGCATTCAGGGCGCGACCGGCGACTGGGAAGTCGTGATCGGGCTGGAAGTTCACGCCCAGGTGACCAGCCATGCAAAGCTGTTTTCCGGCGCATCGACCGAATTCGGCGCGGAGCCGAACAATCAGGTGAGCCTGGTCGACGCCGCCATGCCCGGCATGTTGCCCGTGCTGAACGCGGAATGCGTGCGCCAGGCCGTGCGCACCGGCATGGCGCTGAACGCCGTCATCAACCCCTGGTCGCGTTTCGACCGCAAGAATTATTTCTATGCCGATCTCCCGCAGGGCTATCAGATCAGCCAGCTTTATCACCCCATCGTCGGCGAAGGATCGATCGAGATCGACGTTGAGGAAGGCGTCACCAAGACCATCGGCATCGAGCGAATCCATCTGGAGCAGGATGCCGGCAAGCTGATGCACGACCAGCATCCGACACGTTCCTATATCGATCTCAACCGCTGCGGCGTGGCGCTGATGGAAATCGTCTCGCGGCCGGACATGCGTTCGCCGCACGAGGCGGGGGCCTATCTCAGGAAGCTGCGGTCGATCCTGCGCTACGTCGGCTCGTGCGACGGCAATATGGAAGAAGGCTCGATGCGGGCCGATGTGAACGTTTCGGTCAGGAAGCCGGGCGACCCGCTTGGCACGCGCACCGAAACCAAGAACGTCAATTCGGTGCGTTTCGTCATGGCGGCTATCGAATATGAGGCGAACCGTCAGGTCGATGTGCTGGAGAGCGGCGGCGCGATCGTGCAGGAAACCCGGCTGTTCGATCCCGACAAGGTAGAGACTCGCTCGCTCCGCTCGAAGGAAGACGCGCACGATTATCGTTATTTTCCCGATCCCGACCTGCTTCCGCTGGAATTGACGGCGGACTTCCTCCGCGAGTGCGAGGATAGCCTGCCCGAATTGCCGGGCGCAAAGCGCCGCCGCTATATCGATGCGCTGGGGCTGCCGCCCTATAACGCAAGCGTCCTGACGGCGGAGAAGGAAACGGCGCAGTGGTTCGAGACGCTGCTCCGCGAGGCCGCCGCGGTGCAAGGAAAAAGCGAAGGTGATGTCGCAAAACAGGCTTCCAACTGGCTGATTTCAGACCTTTTCGGTGCGTTGAACAGGCTGGGCAAAGACATCGACGACAGTCCGGTCTCGCCCGCGCAGGGGGCTGAGCTTCTGGGGCTGATCGCCGACGGCACGCTGTCGGGCCGGCTTGCCAAGGAAGTGTTCGAACTGATGCTGGAGACCGGCGACGATCCGTCGAAGATCGTCGAGGAAAGGGGCCTGCGGCAGACGTCCGATACCGGCGCGATCGAGGCCGTCATCGCCGAGGTGATGGTCGCCAACGCCGACAAGGTCGCCGAATATCGCGACGGCAAGGACAAGCTGTTCGGCTTCTTCGTTGGCCAGACGATGAAGGCCAGCGGCGGCAAGGCCAATCCCGCCGTGGTAAACGAGCTGCTCAAGAAGGCGTTGAGCTAA
- a CDS encoding DUF2815 family protein yields the protein MAKKPRIQATVGPFVFAYPHLTSPDSEGQYADNKYKVDGICDPASPAAKSAEAVIKDTLKQFGLSAKGTQLPLKKETAKNDKGKREPTGKLMFRTNSQYAPTICDAAGTPIPEKALKKLKIGAGSEGLLQGFFTDYTRTEKIRNADGEVEEVETVGLKFTLTGVQLIKLVKGGGQGANFSAYDGGGFTYGSDEDDDDDLNIDADDSTDEEDTDDNGGLDI from the coding sequence ATGGCTAAGAAGCCACGCATTCAGGCCACAGTTGGCCCATTCGTTTTTGCCTATCCTCACCTGACCTCGCCGGACAGTGAGGGCCAGTACGCCGACAACAAGTACAAGGTCGACGGCATCTGCGATCCCGCATCCCCAGCCGCCAAGAGCGCTGAGGCAGTCATCAAGGACACCCTCAAGCAGTTCGGACTTTCAGCGAAGGGCACCCAGCTCCCGCTGAAGAAGGAAACGGCCAAGAACGACAAGGGCAAGCGGGAACCCACCGGCAAGCTCATGTTCCGTACCAATTCGCAGTACGCCCCGACCATCTGTGACGCGGCCGGTACGCCCATCCCCGAGAAGGCCCTCAAGAAGCTGAAGATCGGCGCGGGCTCGGAAGGCCTGCTTCAGGGCTTCTTCACGGATTACACCCGCACCGAGAAAATCCGCAACGCGGACGGCGAGGTCGAGGAGGTCGAGACAGTCGGCCTCAAGTTCACCCTCACGGGCGTCCAGCTCATCAAGCTCGTCAAGGGCGGTGGCCAGGGCGCGAACTTCTCTGCCTATGACGGCGGTGGGTTCACCTATGGTTCCGACGAGGACGATGACGACGACCTGAACATCGACGCAGACGACAGCACGGACGAAGAGGACACGGACGACAACGGTGGCCTCGACATCTAA
- a CDS encoding FkbM family methyltransferase — translation MLKKRIQVYVRENRRSKLLARVARACDAYLWYFHNQNNFDFECNGERRVMETVNRWRQGLTVWDVGAHTGEWATVARQRLDGAKLVSFEIVPRIHEQLADTVEHQTFNCGLSDQDGTVSVAWSKDFDTSNSINPRVGSKFFDGNVEMVECQVVRGDRLIEEGQAPAPQFLKIDTEGHDVAVLRGLSRLVASEDAPSIIQMEYGETYLPGGFTLKNIYDILEPHGYAIGKVYPNYVDFRPYEYKLDDFRLGNVVAVNDPKLQAALGA, via the coding sequence GTGCTTAAGAAACGCATTCAGGTATATGTAAGGGAAAATCGGCGCTCCAAGCTCTTGGCTCGTGTCGCCCGCGCCTGTGACGCTTATCTCTGGTACTTCCACAATCAGAACAACTTTGACTTTGAGTGCAATGGCGAACGCCGAGTCATGGAGACGGTCAACAGGTGGAGACAAGGACTTACCGTTTGGGATGTAGGGGCGCACACCGGGGAATGGGCCACGGTCGCTCGACAGCGTCTGGACGGAGCAAAATTGGTTAGCTTTGAAATTGTTCCACGTATTCATGAGCAGCTTGCGGACACGGTGGAACACCAGACATTCAACTGCGGGCTTTCCGATCAAGACGGAACGGTTTCCGTGGCGTGGTCCAAGGATTTCGACACCAGCAACTCGATCAATCCTCGTGTGGGCTCAAAGTTCTTTGACGGCAATGTGGAAATGGTCGAATGTCAGGTTGTTCGCGGTGATCGGCTGATCGAAGAGGGGCAAGCTCCAGCGCCGCAGTTCCTGAAAATCGACACTGAAGGACATGACGTTGCTGTACTGCGCGGCCTGTCCAGGCTCGTGGCCTCCGAAGATGCTCCCTCCATAATTCAGATGGAATACGGGGAAACCTATCTACCGGGCGGATTCACACTCAAGAACATCTACGACATTCTTGAGCCACATGGGTATGCTATTGGCAAAGTCTACCCAAATTACGTCGATTTCAGGCCGTATGAATATAAATTGGACGATTTTCGGCTCGGTAATGTCGTGGCGGTGAACGATCCGAAACTGCAGGCCGCCTTGGGGGCGTAA